TATTTTTGCTTTCGTGCCGACCCAGATCACTTTTTTGAAATATATCTGTACTATTCATAATATAGCCCCTAGTGGACAATTAGATAGACGCCACCTTCACTATGTATTGTCTTTTTAGGCATACCTTCTAAGAGCGTATCTTCATAGCTCTTGCAGTAGATAAAATGATAACTATAGGTTCGGTGTGCAATATAACCAATCATATTGATTCAATACGACTGGTTACTTATATATTGTTTGATGCAAGAGGCATGCCAGAACTAATATGCTGTCTGATAGTCACTTGATAAAATAATGACTTATGTGTACAAGTGAAAGTAATTTTGGTTCAGAAGAGACTAGAAGAATAAGCAGAATAGAGCTGAGATAGTAGGGACAATTAACACACCAATACTATCGATAGTATTAATACTAGGAAACCGAGTGCAAGTTATACTGGAGCATGCTAAGTGAAAGTGACGCCGTAGCTATACTAAAGTAAAAAGCCCGCATGACCAGTTTACGTTCAAATCTGGTCATGCGGGCTCAAAGAAATCAATGAATATCAGCTAATCTACAGGCTGACTGGATTAATCATTAAATAAGCGCTCATCAACTTTTTGACGAAACTTTTGGCCTGTTTTAAAGGTAACGACGCGACGGGCAGAAACAGCAACAGGCTCCCCTGTCTTAGGGTTACGGCCTGGACGGCTGTTTTTATCTTTAAGTTCAAAATTACCAAATCCTGAAAGCTTGACCTCTTTACCTTCAATTAAACTCTCTGATAACTCATCAAAAAAATTCTCAACCAAACAGCGGCTATCTTGACGCGTTAAGTTAAGCCGACTCATCAAGTGCTCAATCATGTCAGACTTGGTTAAGGTGCTCACAGTACGACTCCTATGCTATGTCGTGATGTTGGGTATGTATATAGCTTAGTGGTATAGCAACTAAACTGCTGTAATAACACCAATGCCGTCCCACTCTGCAAGTATTAGCCTGTAGATAGTAGGATGGTATTACGTTGGTGCTAATATTAATGATGGCATTGCTGCCAAGTGGAATAAGCTTAGCTATTATAAAGGATTTTTATCCTACTTTTAAGAGAACTGAAGATAAAATCCTTTATTAATAAGTGCTTAGCTATTTTTTATCTAATTTGTCTTTATATTGACTGGTATATTACCAGCTAGCTGTCACGCAGCTGCGCTGAATGCTGATCTGCCAATGCCAATACAACTTTGTCCGTTGCAGCCTTCACCGCGTCGTCTGATAAGGTTTGCGTACTGTCTTGCCATATTAGCGCAAAGGCCAATGAACGCTGGCCGGTGGGCACCTTGTCGCCTTGATAAACATCAAATAACCATAGATCAGTCAGCATCTCACCTGCCGCAGCGCGTATCGTCGACTCTAATGTCTGTAAGCTTATTTCACTATCCACTAAGATGGCAATATCACGGCGTACTTGTGGGAATTTACTTGGTGTAATGATCTCGTGTTGCTCACGTACTAGAGTCAGCAGTGGCGCAAGTGACAACTGAGCGACCCAAGTAGCTGGCAAATCTAACTGTTTGGCAGTATTAGGATGCAATTGACCCAACCAACCGACATACTCATCATCGATATATATTTTGGCACTCTGACCAGGATGCAAGAAATTAAGATCACTGCGCTCATAGCGAATACGGGCGCCATCTATTTGCGTAGGTAATAACTGCTCCATGTCATGCTTAAGATCATAAAAGTCTAAAGCACGGTTTTGATAGGCTTGCTCGTCCCAGACATCACCAACTGCCACCAAAGCAATACTTGGCGTTTGTACCAAATCACTAATGCTATGACCGACGAAGCTAAGACCCGTCTCAAAGAAGCGGATACGTGGCTGCTGACGGTTCAGGTTGTATTGCACACAGGGTAATAAGCTTGACAGCAAAGTACGGCGCATTACGGCTAAGTCACTGGAGATAGGATTGGCCAATGCCAACACCTCTCCCAATGCTTCATCGTCGAGCAATGCTTCTAATTTTGCATCACTGAAGCTAAAGCTAATGGCTTCCATATAGCCATTGTTGACCAGTACCAGCTTCATCTCATGAGTCAAATCCGATGTATCGTCATAGTCCATGCTGACTTGCAAGTGCGGCAAGACGCTCGGAATATTGTCATAGCCATAAATACGGGCAATCTCTTCGATTAAGTCTTCCTTGATGCTCATATCAAAGCGATAAGATGGCGGCGTACAAATAAGGCTATCTGCCTGCTGCGCGACTGTAAACCCTAACTGCTCTAAAATACGTACCATCACTGCTGGTTCAACCTCAATGCCGATGACATCGCGAACCTTAGCGGCTGGCAAAGTAATTGGTGCACGTGCTGGTAAGTGCTCAGTACTTTCCGCTTTGACTTTTTGACCTGCTTGACCGCCTGTAACGCTAGTGATCAAATCGCAAGCACGTGCCAGCGCAAGCTCTGGTAACTCAAAGTCTACCCCACGCTCAAAGCGTTGTGAGGCATCTGTATGTAGACCGAAACGGCGGGCACGCGCAGCGATAGCCATCGGACTAAAAAAGGCGCTCTCTAATACAATATTAGTCGTGCTATCGGTCACACTACTACGCTGACCACCCATGATACCGGCAAGTGCCAGTGCGCCTTTATCATCAGCAATCACTAACTCATCGCCAGTTAAAGTAATGGTTTGCTCATTGAGTAAAGTAATGGTCTCTTGCGGCTGCGCCAAACGCACAACGATATCACCCACAATGGTATCAGCATCAAACGCATGTAGCGGTTGCCCTAGCTCCATCAACACATAGTTGGTCACATCAACCAAGAAATTATGCGAGCGTAGTCCTGACTGCACCAAGGCGTCTTGCATCCATTTTGGTGTCTCAATGCTACGATCTATATTGCTAATCGATTGTAA
The sequence above is a segment of the Psychrobacter fulvigenes genome. Coding sequences within it:
- a CDS encoding integration host factor subunit alpha, producing the protein MSTLTKSDMIEHLMSRLNLTRQDSRCLVENFFDELSESLIEGKEVKLSGFGNFELKDKNSRPGRNPKTGEPVAVSARRVVTFKTGQKFRQKVDERLFND
- the pheT gene encoding phenylalanine--tRNA ligase subunit beta, with amino-acid sequence MKISEQWLRQWVNPNNSSEQLAEQLTMAGLEIDDRFAVARAFSGVVVGEVISVEQHPDADKLRVTQVNIGAAEPLQIVCGAPNVYVGMKAPVATVGAVLPSNDDAGFNIKKSKLRGVASNGMLCGASEIDLVDDIDGLLELPEDAPVGTDIREYLGLDNQIFDISITPNRGDCFSVRGIAREISVINDLPMQMPEIPANAEVAENDATPAVTVSAITACPRYLLQSISNIDRSIETPKWMQDALVQSGLRSHNFLVDVTNYVLMELGQPLHAFDADTIVGDIVVRLAQPQETITLLNEQTITLTGDELVIADDKGALALAGIMGGQRSSVTDSTTNIVLESAFFSPMAIAARARRFGLHTDASQRFERGVDFELPELALARACDLITSVTGGQAGQKVKAESTEHLPARAPITLPAAKVRDVIGIEVEPAVMVRILEQLGFTVAQQADSLICTPPSYRFDMSIKEDLIEEIARIYGYDNIPSVLPHLQVSMDYDDTSDLTHEMKLVLVNNGYMEAISFSFSDAKLEALLDDEALGEVLALANPISSDLAVMRRTLLSSLLPCVQYNLNRQQPRIRFFETGLSFVGHSISDLVQTPSIALVAVGDVWDEQAYQNRALDFYDLKHDMEQLLPTQIDGARIRYERSDLNFLHPGQSAKIYIDDEYVGWLGQLHPNTAKQLDLPATWVAQLSLAPLLTLVREQHEIITPSKFPQVRRDIAILVDSEISLQTLESTIRAAAGEMLTDLWLFDVYQGDKVPTGQRSLAFALIWQDSTQTLSDDAVKAATDKVVLALADQHSAQLRDS